One Chaetodon auriga isolate fChaAug3 chromosome 14, fChaAug3.hap1, whole genome shotgun sequence genomic window carries:
- the ldah gene encoding lipid droplet-associated hydrolase: protein MDCMMTDRRDEPQTDFIYCCGAITEVLKFGPRHLHSGHKILFLIIPGNPGVVGFYQTFMQTIHCTLGYRHPVWAVSHAGHCVPPDSLDMIEDVSSAAEGDVFGLNGQIEHKLAFLMKHVPRDTSLVLVGHSIGCYIILEMMKRNPELKIIKAIMLFPTIERMAQTPQGKVMTPLLCHMRYLAYLPLFLLSLLPEGLKASLIKLVLGGIYSLDHTVVQPTVGLLSGDCAANAMYMGGQEMRKVLERDNITIKKNLEKLTFYYGATDHWCPVQYYHDIKQDFPHGDLRLCEQGFRHAFVLDAGREVAKMVVEWIIGDLRT from the exons ATGGACTGCAtgatgacagacaggagagatgaaccacagacagactTCATCTACTGTTGTGGAGCCATTACAGAGGTTCTTAAATTTGGCCCCCGTCATTTACACTCTGGACACAAAATTCTTTTTCTCATCATTCCAG GTAACCCAGGTGTAGTGGGCTTCTACCAGACCTTCATGCAAACAATTCACTGTACGTTGGGATACCGCCACCCAGTGTGGGCGGTAAGTCATGCTGGCCACTGTGTACCACCAGACTCCCTGGATATGATAGAAG ATGTGTCCTCAGCAGCAGAGGGTGACGTGTTTGGTCTGAACGGGCAGATTGAACACAAGCTGGCCTTCCTAATGAAACATGTTCCCAGAGATACCAGCCTGGTCCTGGTGGGACACTCCATTGGCTGCTACATTATTCTGGAAATGATGAAGAGAAATCCTGAACTCAAG ATTATAAAGGCCATCATGCTGTTTCCCACTATTGAGCGTATGGCTCAGACTCCTCAGGGGAAGGTCATGACCCCTTTGCTGTGTCACATGCGTTATCTGGCCTATCTGCCTCTCTTTCTACTCTCCTTGCTGCCTGAGGGACTTAAAGCCAGCCTGATCAAATTGGTGTTGGGTGGTATCTACTCTCTGGACCACACTGTAGTCCAACCTACTGTAGGTCTACTCAGTGGAGACTGTGCAG ccAATGCTATGTACATGGGAGGTCAGGAAATGAGAAAAGTTCTGGAAAGAGACAACATAACCATCAAGAAAAATCTTGAAAAG CTTACATTTTATTATGGAGCTACAGACCACTGGTGCCCTGTTCAATATTATCATGACATCAAACAGGACTTCCCACATGGAGATTTAAGACTGTGTGAACAAGGGTTCCGCCATGCCTTTGTCCTTGATGCAGGAAGAGAAGTTGCCAAAATGGTGGTTGAATGGATCATTGGAGATTTGAGGACATAg